Proteins from a single region of Dasania marina DSM 21967:
- the cmoB gene encoding tRNA 5-methoxyuridine(34)/uridine 5-oxyacetic acid(34) synthase CmoB — protein MTDLLKHYQPFLQQLADTDLADWLDSLPQQISQGLDEKRYGDLPRWKQVLAQLPEWQADSIDLNQAAISVLGNTNTEQQADFTELLKGLHPWRKGPFHLFGVDIDTEWRSDWKWDRLAKHISPLQGRKVLDIGCGSGYHCWRMRGAGAELVIGIDPTPLFIMQFLLLQHYIQDHAVAVLPMGIEHLPTKLQFFDTVFSMGVLYHRRSPFDHLMELRDCLRPGGELVLETLVIDGDEGHVLVPEDRYARMGNVWFLPSSATLMQWLKKVGFVDIVLIDETVTSIAEQRRTDWMTFYSLEQFLDPNDHSKTLEGYPAPKRAIISAKTAQKNSES, from the coding sequence ATGACGGATTTACTTAAACACTATCAACCCTTTTTACAGCAACTAGCCGACACCGACCTAGCCGACTGGCTAGACAGCCTGCCCCAGCAAATCAGCCAGGGCCTAGATGAAAAACGCTACGGCGACCTACCGCGCTGGAAACAAGTATTAGCCCAGCTGCCCGAATGGCAGGCGGACTCTATCGATTTAAACCAAGCCGCCATTTCAGTATTGGGCAATACCAACACCGAACAACAAGCCGACTTTACCGAGCTACTCAAAGGCCTGCACCCTTGGCGCAAGGGTCCCTTTCATTTATTTGGCGTCGATATAGACACCGAGTGGCGCTCGGATTGGAAGTGGGATCGTTTAGCAAAACACATCAGCCCACTGCAAGGCCGCAAGGTGTTAGACATAGGCTGCGGCAGCGGCTACCACTGCTGGCGCATGCGCGGTGCCGGTGCCGAACTGGTAATCGGCATAGATCCCACCCCGCTATTTATTATGCAATTCTTGTTATTGCAGCATTACATACAAGATCACGCCGTTGCCGTGCTGCCCATGGGCATAGAGCACTTGCCTACCAAGCTACAGTTTTTTGATACCGTGTTTTCTATGGGGGTTTTATACCACCGCCGCTCGCCCTTCGATCACTTAATGGAGCTGCGCGACTGCCTGCGCCCCGGGGGTGAGCTAGTGCTAGAAACCCTAGTTATCGATGGCGACGAAGGCCATGTATTAGTACCCGAAGACCGCTACGCCCGCATGGGCAATGTGTGGTTTTTGCCTAGCTCGGCTACATTAATGCAGTGGCTTAAAAAAGTCGGCTTTGTCGATATTGTGTTAATTGATGAAACCGTCACCTCTATAGCCGAGCAACGCCGCACCGACTGGATGACCTTTTATTCGTTGGAACAATTTTTAGACCCCAACGACCACAGCAAAACCCTAGAAGGCTACCCCGCCCCCAAGCGCGCCATCATCAGCGCCAAAACCGCGCAAAAAAACAGCGAGAGTTAA
- a CDS encoding group III truncated hemoglobin: MKQDIVSPADINALVTAFYQKVLPDPIIGFIFTDIAGIDLQQHLPKIAGFWHKILLPQSAEGQSYNGRTFEIHQQLHRLCALNEHHFQRWVMLFTRSVDELYSGPMAELAKQRAAAIAESMHKGLHNQAATQHMLQREHSGVQFFEPDQIL, from the coding sequence ATGAAACAGGATATAGTCAGCCCAGCCGATATTAATGCCCTGGTCACCGCCTTTTATCAAAAGGTATTACCCGACCCCATTATAGGGTTTATCTTTACCGACATAGCCGGCATAGACTTACAGCAACACCTGCCCAAGATCGCCGGCTTTTGGCATAAAATACTGCTACCGCAGTCAGCCGAAGGGCAAAGCTATAACGGCCGCACCTTTGAGATACACCAGCAGCTACACCGCCTCTGCGCCTTAAACGAGCACCACTTTCAGCGCTGGGTAATGCTATTTACCCGCAGCGTTGATGAGCTATACAGCGGCCCTATGGCCGAGCTGGCCAAACAGCGCGCCGCCGCCATTGCCGAATCTATGCATAAAGGCTTACACAACCAAGCCGCCACTCAACATATGCTGCAGCGGGAACATAGCGGTGTGCAGTTCTTTGAACCCGATCAAATTCTCTAA
- a CDS encoding MATE family efflux transporter — protein MNKVRNSSLRAYRHEASKLLTLSAPILIGQLAITGMGATDTIMAGNYSATDLAAIAIGQSFWLPTLLFLVGFFTATTSLIAHAFGANNTSTIKALFGQSLLWAAILSPLGIVLLNNASPLIALLKLEPELSQICADYLTALSYGLPGGAAFLVMRSLSEGMGKTRPVMLIQLITFATNIPLNYMFIYGRWGAPELGGVGCGYASAIALWLQCLLGLLLINKLSIFRSLQLFSDRISLQAAVFKRICALGVPIAFTFLAEVILFSIIALIIAPLGTVVIAGHQIALSVSALTFMIPLSVGIATTISAGQQLGAQRQAQANLVCRTGLGLILITSSTMMLIILWLKADVAGLYSNNDSVIGIASSLLVFAAIYQIPDAVQICMASALRAYQDTRIPLLVVLFAYWAISVPLGWALSFGKFGLTPLGAKGMWIGLVCGLSLAALMLGWRYIIISRRAMTAHQS, from the coding sequence ATGAACAAGGTAAGAAACAGTTCTTTGCGCGCCTACCGGCACGAAGCCAGCAAATTACTTACCCTCAGCGCACCTATTTTAATAGGCCAGCTTGCCATTACCGGCATGGGCGCAACCGACACGATTATGGCCGGTAATTATAGTGCTACCGACCTAGCCGCCATTGCCATAGGGCAAAGTTTTTGGCTGCCCACACTGTTGTTTTTAGTCGGATTTTTTACCGCCACCACCAGCCTAATCGCCCACGCCTTTGGCGCCAATAATACATCCACCATCAAAGCCCTGTTCGGCCAATCACTGCTGTGGGCAGCCATACTGTCACCGCTGGGGATAGTGTTGCTCAATAATGCCTCGCCGCTAATAGCACTACTTAAACTAGAGCCCGAATTAAGCCAAATCTGCGCCGATTATTTAACGGCGCTGTCCTATGGCTTACCCGGCGGCGCGGCTTTTTTAGTGATGCGCAGCCTCAGCGAAGGCATGGGTAAAACCCGCCCGGTGATGCTGATACAGCTGATCACCTTTGCCACCAACATCCCCCTAAACTACATGTTTATTTATGGCCGCTGGGGCGCACCCGAACTAGGTGGCGTAGGCTGCGGCTACGCCAGCGCCATCGCCCTATGGCTGCAATGCCTGCTGGGGCTGCTGCTCATCAACAAGCTCTCTATATTTCGCTCACTACAACTGTTTAGCGACAGAATCAGCCTGCAAGCCGCCGTTTTCAAACGCATATGCGCCTTGGGCGTACCTATAGCCTTTACCTTTTTAGCCGAGGTTATACTATTTTCTATTATTGCCTTAATTATCGCCCCGCTGGGCACCGTGGTGATTGCCGGCCACCAAATTGCCCTTAGCGTGTCGGCGCTAACATTTATGATTCCCTTAAGCGTAGGTATAGCGACTACCATTAGCGCCGGCCAGCAACTGGGCGCCCAGCGGCAAGCGCAAGCTAACTTGGTATGCCGTACAGGATTGGGGCTAATTTTAATCACATCATCAACAATGATGCTGATCATTCTATGGTTGAAAGCCGATGTGGCTGGGCTATATAGCAACAATGACAGCGTGATAGGCATAGCCAGTTCGCTGCTTGTTTTTGCGGCGATTTATCAAATACCCGATGCGGTACAAATCTGCATGGCCAGCGCGCTGCGCGCCTACCAAGACACCCGCATACCTTTATTGGTTGTGCTCTTTGCCTATTGGGCGATTAGTGTGCCTTTAGGCTGGGCGCTAAGTTTTGGTAAATTCGGGCTGACACCCTTAGGGGCAAAAGGCATGTGGATAGGCTTGGTGTGCGGCCTAAGCCTGGCCGCATTAATGCTGGGCTGGCGTTATATAATTATTAGCCGCCGGGCTATGACTGCCCATCAAAGCTAA
- a CDS encoding PEP-CTERM sorting domain-containing protein: MKSIFTTVVSVFLLVAANASWSANIGCGSTQRWAELDSATSCLTGEGNTNGNGSTINALFGPTWTQQGSNDGSNGTSGFLTTNADSWGQHVTGTWAIDASFWSLFGEAIISIHVGNGGGSPDHFAWTIETGATSGTFSYDKLTGGGGGLSNMKLWSRGAPTTVPEPGSIALLGLGLVGLVASRRKQR; this comes from the coding sequence ATGAAAAGCATATTTACAACTGTTGTAAGCGTGTTCTTACTAGTTGCTGCCAATGCGTCGTGGTCGGCGAACATCGGTTGCGGTAGTACACAGCGCTGGGCTGAATTGGACTCAGCCACTTCATGTTTAACGGGTGAAGGTAATACCAATGGTAATGGATCTACCATTAATGCATTGTTTGGTCCTACGTGGACTCAGCAAGGCAGTAACGATGGTAGTAATGGTACTAGTGGTTTTTTGACTACTAATGCCGACTCTTGGGGTCAGCATGTTACCGGGACTTGGGCTATTGATGCTTCTTTTTGGAGCCTATTTGGCGAAGCGATTATCTCCATACACGTCGGTAACGGCGGCGGCAGCCCAGATCACTTTGCATGGACTATTGAAACTGGTGCAACCAGTGGCACATTCTCCTATGACAAGTTAACTGGTGGCGGTGGCGGTCTATCCAATATGAAACTTTGGAGTCGTGGCGCCCCTACTACTGTTCCTGAACCCGGTTCTATAGCGCTTTTAGGCTTGGGTTTAGTTGGCTTAGTAGCATCACGTCGCAAACAGCGTTAA
- a CDS encoding PEP-CTERM sorting domain-containing protein: MNKLLGGVISTVIMSTSLSASAGVINNWEGTGVDFFSSWIGDTLRIEIDAGNITAGSGWDGAVRIDSIAINDFGVAFANASDITLDGPGASFDGITDGWGLNANGCQALTGGVNHPCFSGSELLTNNMFFDFTFANAVSNYTDNPHLKVRFIDANGNKKGSLLSQDLPSRTVVPEPSSIALLFLGLAGLLASRRQQH, encoded by the coding sequence ATGAATAAGCTACTAGGCGGCGTTATTTCTACGGTAATAATGTCAACTTCTTTATCAGCCTCTGCTGGCGTCATCAACAACTGGGAAGGCACCGGTGTAGACTTTTTCTCCAGCTGGATAGGCGATACCTTAAGAATTGAAATCGATGCTGGCAATATAACCGCTGGCTCTGGTTGGGATGGTGCTGTCAGAATAGACTCCATAGCAATTAATGATTTTGGCGTGGCCTTTGCCAATGCTAGCGATATCACCCTCGACGGCCCAGGGGCATCCTTTGACGGCATAACTGATGGCTGGGGACTCAATGCTAACGGCTGCCAGGCGCTCACCGGTGGTGTTAACCACCCCTGTTTTAGCGGCAGCGAACTGTTAACCAACAATATGTTCTTTGATTTCACCTTTGCCAATGCTGTTAGCAACTATACCGATAACCCCCATTTAAAAGTGCGCTTTATCGATGCTAATGGTAACAAAAAAGGCAGCCTGCTATCTCAAGACTTGCCCTCAAGAACCGTTGTGCCTGAGCCCTCATCTATAGCGCTGCTATTTTTAGGCCTTGCCGGCTTACTGGCTTCACGCCGCCAGCAACATTAA